GACCACGGAAGAGCCATGCAGCCGTCCAGCGCGTTGCCAACAGTTGCGGTCATTGGCGGATACGGAGGCACGGGTCGCGCCATTGCCGGGGCGCTGCTGCAACACTCCGAGCTCGCCGTGCGGATCGTCGGGCGTGACCTGGGTCGAGCCGAGTGTTGCGCCAGTGAGCTCGCGGCGGCACATGGGGCGCGGGTCGAGGCCCGTCGCGGCGACGCGACGGACGCCGCGGGGCTCGCCGAGGCCCTGCGGGAGGTCAGCGTCGTGGTCATGGCGACCACGGCTCTCCGCGCGCCGTCCGCGCTTCCGCAGGCCGCGGTCGCCGCCGGCACCGACGTCGTGGACATCCGCCCCGACGGCGCGGCGCTCACGGAGGCGTCCGCCCACGGTGGCGCGGTCGCGGAGCGCGGGATCCGCTATCTGGCCCAGGCGGGCTTCTCACCGGGTCTGCCGTCGCTCCTGGTGCGCCTGGCAGCCTCCCGCCACCCGGGCATCGACGCGATCCGCCTGGGAATCGTCCTCGGCATGGCAGGCGCGACCAACCCGGAGCAGGTCTCGTCCTTCCTCGAGCTGCTCCCGGAGATGCGCTGCCGGGTCTACGACGGCGCGTGGCGGGAGGGCAGCTACTCCCGCGACGTCGAGACCTTCGACTTCCCTCTCGGCATCGGCGTGCGGCGCTGTTACCCCTACTTGATCGAGGAGCTCGAGGCGCTGCCCGAGGAGCTCGGCGTCAAGAAGCTCGGGATCTACGGCGCCGGGACGAGCTGGTTCACCGACATGCTCGTGACACCCCTCGCCGTCGGGCTTCACAAGCTGCGGCCCGGGCTGCTGCGACGGCCCCTCTCACGGATGTACCTGTGGGGGGCGCGCCACACCGGTGCCCGGGCGAGCGGCGCCGCGCTCCTGATGGACGCCCGACGCGCCGGCGCACCCCTGCTCTCCGCAGCCGTCTGGTCCGCGGACGCCTACGGGGTGACGGCGGCTCCGGTGGTGGCGGCGGTCCGGCAGCTCCTGGCGCCGTCGTCGCGCCTCCCGGCCGGCCTCTCGGCAATGGGGCGGGTCCTCGATCCCGAGGCCACGCTCGACGACCTGCGGTCCCAAGGCATCTCCGTGACGGTCGAGGGGGCGGAGCCATGACCGGCGCGCCAACGCTCATCGCGCGAGGCCTCACCAGGCGGTTCGGCTCACTGCTCGCGGTCGACGGCCTGGACATCGAGGTGCAGCGCGGCGAGGTGCTCGGCTTCCTGGGCCCGAACGGCGCCGGCAAGACGACGAGCATCCGAATGCTCTGCGGGCTCCTCAGGCCGGACGCCGGCGAGGTCCTCCTCGGTGGCGAGCCGCTCGGTCCTGCGGCGCACCACCGCCGGCGCGTGGGCCTGTGCCCGCAGCAGGTCGTCGTCTGGGACAGGCTCACTTGCCTCGAGCAGCTCACCTTCCTCGGCACCATGTACGAGGTCCCCGCGTCCGAGGCGCGCTCGCGAGGCGAGAGCCTCCTGGACCGG
This genomic window from Candidatus Tanganyikabacteria bacterium contains:
- a CDS encoding saccharopine dehydrogenase NADP-binding domain-containing protein — encoded protein: MQPSSALPTVAVIGGYGGTGRAIAGALLQHSELAVRIVGRDLGRAECCASELAAAHGARVEARRGDATDAAGLAEALREVSVVVMATTALRAPSALPQAAVAAGTDVVDIRPDGAALTEASAHGGAVAERGIRYLAQAGFSPGLPSLLVRLAASRHPGIDAIRLGIVLGMAGATNPEQVSSFLELLPEMRCRVYDGAWREGSYSRDVETFDFPLGIGVRRCYPYLIEELEALPEELGVKKLGIYGAGTSWFTDMLVTPLAVGLHKLRPGLLRRPLSRMYLWGARHTGARASGAALLMDARRAGAPLLSAAVWSADAYGVTAAPVVAAVRQLLAPSSRLPAGLSAMGRVLDPEATLDDLRSQGISVTVEGAEP